A portion of the Spirochaetota bacterium genome contains these proteins:
- a CDS encoding MoxR family ATPase, whose product MFGSIKDTIQELEKQKYICSKEIATTIYLALKMEKPVLVEGPAGVGKTDLGKCIAQALGYELIRLQCYEGLDEAKALYEWEYAKQLLYTQILKDKLSKILEDQATLKDAVNKLSTEEDVFFSEKFLVARPILKAITNETPSVLLIDEIDKSDSEFEAFLLEVLSDFQVTIPEIGTITANKKPFVLLTSNNAREMSDALKRRCLHLYIDYPTKELEEQIVKLKVPECGNYLIKEIINTIHEIRKLPLKKDPSISETLDWAKALALLGCEVLNRDIAIDTLNFILKYEKDIELVKKNINTIIVH is encoded by the coding sequence ATGTTTGGTTCAATAAAAGATACAATTCAAGAGTTAGAAAAGCAAAAGTATATCTGTTCTAAAGAAATAGCAACTACGATATATTTAGCGTTAAAAATGGAAAAACCAGTTCTGGTTGAAGGGCCTGCAGGTGTAGGCAAAACTGATTTAGGAAAATGTATTGCTCAGGCGTTAGGATATGAGCTTATACGCCTTCAATGCTATGAAGGCCTTGATGAGGCAAAAGCGCTCTATGAGTGGGAATATGCAAAACAGCTTTTGTATACCCAGATACTCAAGGATAAATTATCAAAAATTCTAGAAGATCAGGCTACATTAAAAGATGCTGTGAACAAATTGTCAACCGAAGAAGACGTATTCTTTTCTGAAAAATTTCTGGTTGCACGCCCCATCTTAAAAGCTATTACTAATGAAACACCTTCGGTATTGCTTATTGATGAAATTGATAAATCAGATTCAGAGTTTGAAGCATTTTTACTTGAGGTGCTTTCCGATTTTCAGGTTACAATACCTGAAATTGGTACCATTACTGCTAATAAAAAGCCATTTGTACTTCTTACCTCAAATAATGCCCGCGAAATGTCTGATGCGCTTAAACGGCGGTGTCTTCATCTTTACATTGACTATCCAACAAAGGAACTTGAAGAACAGATAGTAAAATTAAAAGTACCAGAATGTGGCAATTATCTCATAAAAGAAATTATTAATACAATTCATGAAATACGAAAACTCCCGTTAAAGAAAGATCCAAGCATAAGCGAAACATTAGACTGGGCAAAAGCATTAGCTTTACTTGGTTGTGAAGTATTGAACCGTGATATTGCAATTGACACATTAAATTTTATCTTAAAATATGAAAAGGATATTGAACTGGTTAAGAAAAATATTAATACCATTATAGTACATTAA
- a CDS encoding argininosuccinate synthase produces MSIKKVVLAYSGGLDTSVIVKWLLETYKCEVICYAADVGQEEELDGLEQKAINTGASKCYIEDLKEEFVRDFIFPCIKANAIYENRYLLGTSIARPVIAKRQVEIALKEGADAVCHGATGKGNDQVRFEMTFKALAPQLKIIAPWREWNLTSRSSLFDYAEKHNIPVPVTKDKPYSMDRNILHISYEGGILEDPWREPDESMFILTKSPEKAPDTPTYVEIEFEQGIPVAIDGKRMNPVVLMKTLNKIAGENGVGRIDIVENRLVGIKSRGVYETPAGTVLHVAHRDLEAITLDRDTQHLKDRLAIEYAELVYYGQWFTKRREALDAFINETQKNVTGTVRVKLFKGTCMAVGRKSPVTLYEPDIATFDESALYDHRDATGFINLFGLQTKIEALLKQKRK; encoded by the coding sequence ATGAGTATTAAAAAAGTTGTACTTGCATATTCAGGTGGCCTTGATACTTCCGTCATTGTAAAATGGTTGCTTGAAACCTATAAATGTGAAGTAATTTGTTATGCTGCTGATGTTGGCCAGGAAGAAGAACTTGATGGACTTGAACAAAAGGCAATCAATACCGGTGCTTCAAAATGTTATATTGAAGACCTCAAAGAAGAATTTGTGCGCGATTTTATCTTCCCATGTATTAAGGCAAATGCCATTTATGAAAATAGATACTTACTTGGAACATCTATTGCTCGCCCGGTTATTGCTAAACGTCAGGTAGAGATAGCCTTAAAAGAAGGTGCTGATGCTGTGTGTCACGGTGCAACGGGGAAAGGCAATGATCAGGTACGCTTTGAAATGACATTTAAGGCTCTGGCTCCACAATTGAAGATCATTGCACCATGGCGAGAATGGAATTTGACTTCACGTTCATCCCTTTTTGACTATGCCGAAAAACATAATATACCAGTTCCTGTAACAAAAGATAAGCCATATAGTATGGACCGCAATATACTTCACATATCGTATGAAGGTGGGATACTGGAAGATCCGTGGCGTGAACCAGATGAAAGTATGTTCATATTAACAAAATCACCTGAAAAAGCACCTGATACACCTACCTATGTTGAAATAGAATTTGAACAGGGAATACCAGTTGCAATAGATGGCAAACGCATGAATCCTGTAGTTTTAATGAAAACGCTCAATAAAATTGCCGGCGAAAATGGTGTTGGCAGGATTGATATAGTAGAAAACAGGCTTGTTGGCATTAAATCACGCGGTGTATATGAAACTCCCGCAGGTACAGTGTTACATGTAGCGCATCGCGATCTTGAAGCTATAACACTGGACAGGGATACCCAGCATTTAAAAGACAGGCTGGCAATAGAATATGCCGAACTGGTTTATTATGGTCAGTGGTTTACCAAACGTCGTGAAGCTTTAGATGCATTTATTAATGAAACGCAAAAAAATGTAACCGGTACTGTCCGTGTAAAGTTGTTTAAAGGTACCTGCATGGCGGTAGGGCGCAAATCCCCTGTTACCTTGTATGAGCCGGATATTGCAACATTTGATGAAAGTGCATTGTACGATCACCGTGATGCAACCGGATTTATTAACCTGTTTGGTTTACAAACAAAGATTGAAGCATTATTAAAGCAAAAAAGAAAATAA
- a CDS encoding VWA domain-containing protein, which translates to MLYDKAFISEEDKAKGVFFEFAEVLKKAGVNLSIVEIMDMMQALPLISIAEKEIFKQTLATTLVKDYTDIPIFNQCFEEFFQRKKGNDSLLEVYTSHTNAEDFIFSQEEKSLLESLIDDFLDSHPQSFFKKSNEYLTKILIDEIQSSEAGGAIGLSLFNRRSRYASGGSDDSIQQELSPQVFEAIMGLLRRRMFERNMGSAIKQREDYLLNKYIYQLKPDEIKEMRELIKRFGQKMKNRISLRKKRVKRGSIDIKRTLRRNLQYGGVPFKIFHRDRKVDRPQLVVMCDISSSVNQYSRFMLLLTYTLQSLFAKVRSFAFISNLVEITDLFREMDPERALNSIFNDTNFTYGWGSNYGNSFNQFIQNYSDALTSKTTVLILGDARNNNQDPGLDSFIKIKERSRNIYWLNPDRKHLWDWSDSIASIYIPHCTEMREVKNFLDLSHFIDTLFIQKR; encoded by the coding sequence ATGCTATATGATAAAGCATTTATTAGTGAAGAAGACAAAGCAAAAGGCGTTTTCTTTGAGTTTGCTGAAGTATTAAAAAAAGCGGGCGTTAACCTATCCATTGTTGAAATAATGGATATGATGCAAGCACTACCTTTAATTTCAATCGCAGAAAAAGAAATCTTTAAACAAACCCTTGCAACCACATTAGTTAAGGATTATACTGATATACCCATATTCAATCAATGCTTTGAAGAATTTTTCCAGAGAAAAAAAGGCAATGATTCATTACTGGAAGTGTATACTTCACATACTAATGCTGAGGATTTTATTTTTTCTCAGGAAGAGAAATCCTTATTAGAATCTCTTATAGATGATTTTCTTGATTCACATCCACAATCGTTTTTCAAAAAATCCAATGAATATTTAACCAAAATTCTTATCGATGAAATACAATCATCAGAGGCTGGTGGTGCAATAGGATTATCGCTTTTCAACAGAAGGTCACGCTATGCATCCGGTGGCTCCGACGACTCCATCCAGCAGGAACTATCGCCCCAGGTATTTGAAGCTATTATGGGGTTGCTCCGGCGAAGGATGTTTGAGCGGAATATGGGCAGTGCCATAAAACAGCGTGAAGATTATCTTTTGAACAAATATATTTATCAACTGAAACCTGATGAAATCAAAGAAATGCGTGAGCTTATCAAGCGCTTTGGCCAGAAGATGAAAAATAGAATTTCATTGCGTAAAAAGCGAGTAAAACGGGGCTCGATTGATATTAAAAGGACATTGCGCCGTAATCTTCAATATGGTGGAGTACCTTTTAAGATTTTCCACAGAGACCGCAAGGTTGACAGGCCCCAGCTTGTTGTTATGTGTGATATTTCCAGTTCGGTTAACCAGTATTCACGATTTATGTTGCTGCTCACGTATACGTTGCAGTCTTTATTTGCAAAAGTGCGGTCGTTTGCATTTATCAGCAACCTGGTGGAAATCACTGATTTATTCAGGGAAATGGATCCTGAAAGGGCTTTGAATTCAATTTTTAACGACACCAATTTCACGTATGGCTGGGGAAGCAATTATGGAAACAGCTTTAACCAGTTCATTCAGAATTACAGTGATGCCTTAACAAGCAAGACAACAGTATTAATTCTTGGAGATGCACGAAATAATAATCAGGATCCTGGCCTGGATTCTTTTATCAAAATCAAAGAGCGATCACGCAATATTTACTGGCTTAACCCCGACAGAAAACATTTATGGGACTGGAGTGATAGTATAGCAAGTATTTATATCCCCCATTGTACTGAAATGCGTGAAGTTAAAAACTTCCTGGATCTATCCCACTTCATAGATACGCTGTTTATACAAAAAAGGTAA
- a CDS encoding UvrB/UvrC motif-containing protein, producing MLCERCKQREATVHLTEIIRNEKTEVHLCDNCARDMGLSSHGGGFSLTVSDMMSFLDAKEMTDMVDSNTCATCGWTLIDYKRTGKVGCADCYSFFKESLTPILAGYHGSTYHIGKMPLKYIEHRKSRGMIDTVRSKNVATLSLHDLEKMLEIAVQNENYEEAAKLRDEIKRLKG from the coding sequence ATGTTGTGTGAACGATGTAAACAACGTGAAGCAACTGTTCATTTGACTGAAATCATCAGAAATGAGAAGACTGAAGTACACTTGTGTGACAATTGTGCACGGGATATGGGTTTAAGTTCTCATGGTGGGGGGTTTTCGTTAACGGTTTCTGATATGATGTCATTTTTGGATGCCAAAGAAATGACGGATATGGTTGACAGCAATACCTGCGCCACCTGTGGTTGGACTTTAATTGATTACAAACGTACTGGCAAAGTAGGGTGTGCTGATTGTTACAGCTTCTTCAAAGAATCGCTGACCCCCATTTTAGCCGGATATCATGGTTCAACATACCATATTGGCAAAATGCCGCTTAAATACATTGAGCACAGAAAATCCAGGGGAATGATTGATACGGTGAGGTCAAAGAATGTTGCCACATTGTCGTTGCACGATCTTGAAAAGATGCTGGAAATAGCAGTTCAAAATGAAAATTATGAAGAAGCAGCTAAACTTAGAGATGAAATAAAAAGACTAAAAGGTTAA
- a CDS encoding ATP--guanido phosphotransferase, which produces MFEQLLSQSPFWSQVGPSADVVMTTRVRLARNLPSLPFGNKMDEADISTLESIVHQAVITSKYFGNAQFISLKDCSSDDRRFLRERDIITHEMELNNDSCVVFDPRQQYSILINEEDHIRIQVIKPGLQMLSAFKLADEIDDELNKYISYAFTDDFGFLTTCPSNVGTGMRVSAMLHLPMLTAAKNMGEVIKLVREYQAQLKGIVHDATKTVGSMYIISNKATLGKSEIDIIEEIDKVISLIIDLENEARDEYYQHHKDVLEDMVWRSYGIVTFSRSMSYAEAIEHLSLIRLGVVLSIIKNIELSVINDLMIHIQVSHLQKIAGRQFASSEEGDAFRAAYLRKKFEDKE; this is translated from the coding sequence ATGTTTGAACAGCTGCTTTCACAGTCACCATTCTGGTCACAGGTAGGGCCTTCGGCTGATGTTGTCATGACCACACGAGTCAGACTGGCAAGAAATTTGCCGTCATTACCTTTTGGAAACAAGATGGATGAAGCTGATATATCAACGCTGGAATCAATTGTTCACCAGGCAGTAATAACATCAAAATATTTTGGAAATGCTCAGTTTATTAGTTTAAAAGATTGCTCTTCAGATGACAGACGCTTTTTACGTGAACGGGATATAATAACTCATGAAATGGAATTGAACAACGATAGTTGTGTTGTTTTTGATCCCCGCCAGCAATATTCTATTCTGATAAATGAAGAAGATCATATCAGGATTCAGGTCATTAAACCAGGTTTGCAGATGCTATCGGCATTTAAATTAGCTGATGAAATAGATGATGAATTAAATAAATATATTTCGTATGCATTTACTGATGATTTTGGCTTTTTAACTACCTGTCCTTCCAATGTTGGTACTGGCATGCGTGTTTCAGCTATGCTTCATTTACCAATGCTTACCGCTGCAAAAAATATGGGTGAAGTAATAAAATTGGTCAGAGAATACCAGGCACAGTTAAAAGGAATTGTCCATGATGCAACAAAAACCGTTGGTAGCATGTATATTATCAGTAATAAAGCCACATTGGGAAAATCTGAGATAGATATAATAGAAGAAATTGATAAAGTAATAAGCCTCATTATTGATCTTGAAAATGAAGCACGGGACGAGTATTATCAGCATCACAAGGATGTACTGGAAGATATGGTATGGCGTTCGTATGGTATAGTAACATTTTCACGGTCAATGAGTTATGCAGAAGCCATAGAGCATCTATCTTTAATAAGATTAGGGGTTGTTTTGTCGATAATAAAAAATATTGAACTTTCTGTAATTAATGATTTAATGATACATATACAGGTATCTCATCTTCAGAAAATTGCAGGCAGGCAATTTGCAAGCAGTGAAGAAGGAGATGCCTTCAGAGCAGCATATCTTCGAAAAAAATTCGAAGATAAGGAGTAA
- a CDS encoding STAS domain-containing protein has protein sequence MEIEFKDIGEHKVISVSGEVDLYNVSELKKALFSVTDGSYSSVVVDLKDVNYMDSSGIGALVAGQKKMRAHNGKFALMNIHDDVLNILKLATLDKFFTIYESEEDLL, from the coding sequence ATGGAAATAGAATTTAAGGATATTGGTGAACATAAAGTAATTTCTGTAAGCGGTGAGGTTGACTTATATAATGTCAGTGAATTGAAAAAAGCATTATTTAGCGTAACTGACGGTTCATATTCAAGTGTTGTTGTAGATTTGAAAGATGTTAATTATATGGATTCTTCAGGTATTGGTGCTCTTGTTGCTGGCCAAAAAAAGATGAGAGCACACAATGGTAAATTTGCATTGATGAATATTCACGATGATGTGCTAAATATATTAAAATTAGCAACTTTAGATAAATTTTTTACCATATACGAAAGTGAGGAGGATCTGCTGTAA
- the argF gene encoding ornithine carbamoyltransferase: protein MIKIPRVKSKDLLSVTDFSKEEIISIFELSKKLKDELKQGKINSYLKGKTLGMIFEKTSTRTRVSFEVAMFQLGGYALFLSRDDIQLGRGETVADTAKVLSRYLDGIMIRCYAHATAIELAQNSTIPVINGLTDMFHPCQALADFFTIYESNRNFKNVKLAFVGDGNNVAQSLMLTAAMLGVDFALACPKGYYPKKEVVELAFSIASKSGSVITLTSDIALAVENATHLYTDVWVSMGQEKEASRRKKDFAKYKITRKILDKCSPECKVMHCLPAHRGEEITDDVIDSPQSIVLDQAENRMHVQKAILCTLMK from the coding sequence ATGATAAAGATACCCAGGGTAAAATCAAAAGATTTATTATCCGTAACTGATTTTTCAAAAGAAGAAATTATTTCAATATTTGAACTGTCAAAAAAGCTTAAAGATGAACTGAAACAGGGAAAAATCAATTCATATCTTAAAGGGAAAACCCTGGGCATGATATTTGAAAAAACATCCACCCGTACACGGGTATCATTTGAAGTGGCTATGTTTCAATTAGGTGGTTATGCTCTTTTCTTAAGCAGGGATGATATACAATTAGGACGCGGGGAAACCGTTGCGGATACTGCAAAAGTATTATCACGATATTTAGATGGTATTATGATACGGTGTTATGCACATGCAACTGCTATAGAGTTAGCTCAAAATTCTACAATTCCTGTAATCAACGGCCTTACCGACATGTTTCATCCATGCCAGGCATTAGCTGACTTTTTCACTATATATGAATCTAATAGAAATTTTAAAAATGTTAAGTTAGCTTTTGTAGGAGATGGCAATAATGTAGCACAATCATTAATGTTAACTGCTGCAATGTTAGGTGTTGATTTTGCATTGGCCTGCCCTAAAGGCTATTATCCAAAAAAAGAGGTGGTAGAACTGGCATTTTCTATTGCTTCAAAATCAGGAAGTGTTATAACGCTTACCAGTGATATAGCATTGGCTGTTGAAAATGCTACACATCTTTACACCGATGTCTGGGTTAGCATGGGCCAGGAAAAAGAAGCTTCACGAAGAAAAAAGGATTTTGCTAAATATAAAATAACACGAAAGATACTGGATAAATGTTCCCCCGAATGCAAAGTGATGCATTGTCTGCCAGCTCACAGGGGTGAGGAAATAACCGATGATGTTATTGATTCGCCACAATCCATTGTGCTGGACCAGGCTGAGAACAGAATGCATGTACAGAAAGCTATTCTTTGCACATTGATGAAGTAA
- a CDS encoding aspartate aminotransferase family protein — protein MKESKKLQALMQLDKQYLFQNYGTRLPVCFTHGNGCILFDQDGQRYIDFFAGIAVNSLGYNHPALNKALHGQVNKILHSSNWYFNKEQIEAARLISKTAFPGKTLFTNSGTEASEAAIKLARKFGLSQSPKKYHIISFTNSFHGRTFGAMSATAQEKIHSGFGPIVPGFIYVPFNDITAFKKTVRKYKGKICAVITELVQGEGGIKIADSAFIKTIDTVTKENSILLIIDEVQTGIARTGKMFAFQHYDITPDVITMAKGLGGGVPIGAIHTKDFLVDYFPKGTHGTTFGGNHLATAAAKAVLETLSKETALHNIRKTGELIIKELSLMKSKYPKLIVDVRGIGLHIGVELSIPGQPLVLEALQKGLVINCTAEKVIRIMPPLTISTKLVKEGLLILDSIFAGATV, from the coding sequence ATGAAAGAATCCAAAAAATTACAGGCTTTAATGCAACTGGACAAACAGTATCTTTTTCAGAATTATGGAACACGCCTTCCGGTTTGTTTTACACATGGAAACGGTTGCATTCTATTTGATCAGGATGGCCAACGGTATATTGATTTTTTTGCAGGTATTGCAGTCAATTCATTAGGATATAATCATCCAGCATTGAATAAAGCTTTGCATGGTCAGGTTAATAAAATACTCCATTCTTCAAATTGGTATTTTAATAAAGAACAGATTGAAGCAGCCAGGCTAATATCAAAAACTGCATTTCCTGGAAAAACACTTTTTACCAACAGTGGTACGGAAGCCAGTGAAGCAGCAATAAAATTAGCACGAAAATTTGGTTTATCACAATCACCAAAAAAATATCACATTATATCATTTACCAATTCATTTCACGGAAGAACATTTGGTGCCATGTCGGCAACAGCACAGGAAAAAATTCATTCAGGGTTTGGACCGATAGTTCCTGGATTTATCTATGTTCCATTCAATGATATCACTGCATTTAAAAAAACTGTAAGAAAATACAAAGGAAAAATATGTGCTGTAATAACAGAGCTTGTACAGGGCGAAGGTGGCATCAAAATTGCTGACAGTGCATTTATCAAAACGATAGATACTGTTACAAAAGAAAACAGTATTCTCTTGATAATAGATGAGGTTCAGACCGGCATTGCCAGAACTGGAAAGATGTTTGCATTTCAGCATTACGATATAACTCCAGATGTCATTACAATGGCAAAAGGCCTGGGTGGCGGCGTACCTATCGGTGCAATCCACACAAAAGATTTTCTTGTGGATTATTTCCCCAAAGGTACACACGGTACAACATTTGGTGGTAACCATTTAGCCACTGCTGCAGCAAAGGCAGTACTTGAGACATTAAGTAAAGAAACTGCACTTCATAATATCCGCAAAACAGGCGAATTAATTATTAAGGAACTATCGCTCATGAAATCAAAATATCCTAAACTGATAGTTGATGTTAGAGGGATTGGGCTTCATATTGGTGTAGAATTATCAATTCCAGGTCAGCCTTTAGTACTTGAAGCGTTACAAAAAGGGTTGGTTATAAACTGCACTGCTGAGAAAGTAATACGAATCATGCCACCGTTAACAATATCAACTAAGCTTGTTAAAGAAGGCCTTTTGATTCTTGATAGCATTTTTGCAGGAGCAACAGTATGA
- a CDS encoding response regulator: MANTIKILIIDDEDIILKSCEKILKKREDLEIDTAQNGLEGLEKAKSKKYDIVITDLKMPQLGGMEVLKTLRKEQPDVTVIIFTGFATVDTAREALKLGAFDYIPKPFTPDELRNVVDNAINARQNKAEAAMLDLMAIVSHELKSPVSVVHTTAETLYKGYFGNLSPEQQKIIETILRNCQYLEDIIRNYLDLSKMELDSLESFEQEIDLYEDVIKPIVEMPEHANNIKNMKLNLTIDVKPKIKADANLLKIVVTNFVNNAIKYGKADTTINIELKQTNNEYVFSVFNEGVGIPPEGMDKLFKKFSRLKQKGTEGIKGSGLGLYICKSIIEKHKGRIWAESEYGSWVKFYFSLPVN; encoded by the coding sequence ATGGCAAATACAATTAAAATCCTGATTATTGATGATGAAGATATTATACTAAAAAGTTGCGAAAAGATTTTAAAAAAAAGAGAAGATTTAGAGATAGATACCGCCCAAAACGGCTTAGAAGGGCTTGAAAAAGCCAAATCTAAAAAATATGATATCGTTATTACGGACTTAAAGATGCCACAGTTAGGTGGTATGGAGGTATTAAAAACATTACGAAAAGAACAGCCAGATGTTACCGTCATAATCTTTACTGGATTTGCAACAGTTGATACTGCAAGAGAAGCATTGAAATTAGGCGCTTTTGATTATATTCCTAAACCTTTTACACCAGATGAATTGCGGAATGTTGTGGATAATGCAATTAATGCCCGCCAGAATAAGGCCGAAGCTGCAATGCTTGACTTGATGGCAATAGTGTCACATGAATTAAAGAGCCCGGTTTCGGTAGTTCATACAACTGCCGAAACACTGTATAAAGGCTATTTTGGTAATCTATCGCCTGAACAGCAAAAAATTATTGAAACAATTTTACGCAACTGCCAGTATTTAGAGGATATTATTCGCAATTATTTAGATTTATCAAAAATGGAGCTTGATTCTTTAGAGTCTTTTGAGCAGGAAATTGACCTTTATGAGGATGTTATTAAACCAATAGTAGAAATGCCTGAACATGCAAACAATATTAAGAACATGAAACTTAATCTTACTATAGATGTAAAACCTAAAATAAAAGCTGATGCTAATTTGCTTAAAATTGTTGTTACGAATTTTGTTAATAATGCAATCAAATACGGTAAAGCTGACACCACTATTAATATTGAATTAAAACAAACAAATAACGAATATGTATTTTCAGTTTTTAACGAAGGTGTTGGTATTCCTCCTGAAGGTATGGACAAGCTATTTAAAAAGTTTTCACGTCTAAAACAAAAAGGAACTGAAGGCATTAAAGGTTCAGGATTAGGATTGTATATTTGCAAGTCAATAATTGAAAAACATAAGGGAAGAATTTGGGCTGAGTCAGAATACGGCAGTTGGGTAAAATTTTATTTTAGTTTACCGGTTAACTAA
- a CDS encoding diguanylate cyclase, with protein MTAKILVSSLLFLSSAILLSLCMIIIIRKKVKERKYLLLLLLAFAIYTIGYTIEIQGQTLQWVHISLIFEYIGISFLPAFLILLALSYLTDIDRIPLYLKFFIYVIPIITFIVVLTDPYHNLLHKNPFIDYSGPFPVVSFEKGIWYWVHIVYYNVALLISNIIFLRIFIKSHSRFKKQTVIIFLSTLIPWITMFIYLSGIITWPLDINPFSFTIMAIILYIGVKKQYLIDILPIARDLVFENIYDAAFVLDNNGLIIDYNRSAENILSNQESIIGKNIKDVLNELSSSINDNQDLQIVTETTINERIYNIQNIPLTSIKNKSMGYIFLLRDITEYRMMAEKLQKLAITDELTGIYNRRKFNEVALREFNRAKRNKNPLSIIIMDIDYFKIVNDTYGHAIGDDVLKTIAKSIAESLRSLDIFARYGGEEFIICLPETSIIAAQNVAERIRSCINDLTFHDKQNNQFKISLSLGVSQIKEYSQTIEDIIRDADKALYEAKSQGRNKVVVSD; from the coding sequence ATGACGGCAAAAATATTAGTTTCATCTTTGTTATTTTTATCATCAGCAATATTACTATCGCTGTGTATGATAATTATCATCCGTAAGAAAGTTAAAGAAAGAAAATATTTATTGTTACTTTTATTAGCATTTGCAATATATACTATTGGTTATACTATAGAAATCCAGGGACAAACCTTACAATGGGTGCATATATCACTGATCTTTGAATATATTGGTATTTCATTTTTACCTGCATTTTTAATCTTATTAGCTTTATCGTATTTAACTGATATTGATAGAATCCCTTTATATTTAAAATTTTTCATTTACGTGATTCCAATAATTACTTTTATAGTAGTACTAACTGATCCCTATCACAATTTACTGCATAAAAATCCATTTATAGATTACTCAGGTCCTTTTCCAGTAGTTTCTTTTGAAAAGGGGATTTGGTACTGGGTTCATATAGTGTATTATAATGTTGCTTTGTTAATTTCTAATATAATTTTTCTAAGAATTTTTATAAAAAGCCATTCGCGTTTTAAAAAACAAACTGTCATAATCTTTCTTAGTACTTTAATTCCGTGGATTACTATGTTTATATATCTTTCTGGAATAATTACCTGGCCTTTAGATATAAATCCGTTTTCATTTACAATCATGGCAATTATTTTATATATTGGTGTAAAAAAGCAATATCTTATAGATATTCTACCCATTGCAAGAGATTTAGTATTTGAAAATATATATGATGCTGCTTTTGTTCTTGATAACAATGGATTAATTATTGATTACAATCGCAGTGCAGAAAATATCTTATCTAACCAAGAATCTATTATTGGTAAAAATATTAAAGATGTATTGAATGAATTATCTTCATCAATAAATGATAACCAGGATTTACAGATAGTTACTGAAACAACAATTAATGAAAGAATTTATAATATACAGAATATACCGCTTACATCAATAAAAAATAAATCCATGGGATATATTTTCTTACTGCGTGATATCACTGAATACAGAATGATGGCTGAGAAATTACAAAAATTAGCAATAACTGATGAATTAACAGGTATTTATAACCGAAGAAAATTTAATGAAGTAGCTTTGAGGGAATTTAATAGAGCAAAAAGAAATAAAAACCCACTTTCTATCATTATTATGGATATAGACTATTTTAAAATAGTTAATGATACATACGGCCATGCAATTGGAGATGATGTTTTAAAAACTATTGCAAAAAGCATTGCAGAATCATTACGTTCTTTAGATATATTTGCACGGTATGGTGGAGAAGAATTTATTATATGTCTTCCTGAAACCAGTATTATTGCTGCGCAAAATGTAGCAGAACGCATAAGGTCATGTATCAATGATCTTACATTTCATGATAAACAAAACAATCAATTCAAAATTTCATTAAGTTTGGGAGTTTCACAAATTAAAGAATATTCTCAAACAATTGAAGATATCATACGTGATGCTGACAAAGCGCTATATGAAGCAAAAAGCCAGGGTCGCAATAAAGTTGTTGTTAGTGATTAA